Proteins from a genomic interval of bacterium HR17:
- the hag_1 gene encoding Flagellin has translation MGLRINTNVSALNVHRNLVATDFELSKVLEKMASGLRINRASDDAAGLAVSEKLRTQVRGLQVATDNAQHGISLVQTAEGALNEVHSILQRLRELAVQAANDHLTDSDRAQIQKEVDNLLAQLDYIGNTTQFNTKKLLSGSFASTPLTFQVGANAGEVVAITIATVNTAAMTLNGLSVATLGAASNAIVSIDQAISFVTDLRARLGAFQNRLERIVSNNNIANENQSAAESRIRDVDMAQAVIQLTRLQILQQTGVAALAQANAVPQTVLQLLR, from the coding sequence ATGGGTCTGCGCATCAACACCAATGTGTCGGCGCTCAATGTCCACCGCAACCTCGTCGCCACCGACTTTGAACTCAGCAAGGTCTTGGAAAAGATGGCGTCGGGGTTGCGCATCAACCGCGCCTCGGACGACGCCGCTGGCTTGGCGGTCTCCGAGAAACTGCGGACGCAGGTGCGCGGGTTGCAAGTTGCCACCGATAACGCCCAGCACGGCATTTCGCTGGTGCAAACGGCGGAAGGGGCGCTCAACGAAGTCCACAGCATCCTGCAACGCCTGCGGGAACTGGCAGTCCAAGCCGCCAACGATCACCTGACGGACTCCGACCGCGCGCAAATCCAAAAGGAAGTGGATAACCTGCTGGCGCAACTGGATTACATCGGCAACACGACCCAGTTCAACACCAAGAAGTTGCTGAGCGGTTCCTTTGCCAGCACTCCGCTGACCTTCCAAGTTGGCGCCAATGCGGGCGAGGTCGTCGCCATCACCATCGCTACCGTGAATACAGCCGCGATGACTCTGAATGGGTTAAGCGTGGCGACGCTGGGTGCAGCCTCCAACGCCATCGTGTCCATTGACCAAGCCATCAGTTTCGTCACTGACTTGCGTGCCCGCTTAGGGGCTTTCCAGAACCGCTTGGAGCGCATCGTCTCCAACAACAACATCGCTAACGAGAACCAATCGGCGGCGGAAAGCCGCATCCGCGATGTGGACATGGCGCAAGCGGTCATTCAGTTGACCCGCTTGCAAATCTTGCAGCAGACGGGCGTCGCTGCTCTGGCGCAAGCCAACGCCGTCCCGCAGACGGTCTTGCAATTGTTGCGCTAA
- the flgC gene encoding Flagellar basal-body rod protein FlgC codes for MSVFRGLDISASGMTAHRLWQEVAAVNIANAETTRTSSGEPFRRKLVVLVQDGLGVRVAAITDDPAPFRLVYDPSHPDADPNGYVRLPNVHPVLEMVDLMAATRGYEMNAQAMAVQRQMFQQTLDLLR; via the coding sequence GTGTCCGTGTTTCGCGGATTGGACATCAGTGCCAGCGGGATGACGGCTCATCGCTTGTGGCAGGAGGTGGCGGCGGTTAACATCGCCAACGCAGAAACCACCCGCACATCATCGGGAGAACCCTTTCGGCGCAAATTGGTCGTGCTGGTGCAAGACGGTTTGGGCGTGCGGGTGGCGGCGATCACGGATGACCCCGCTCCGTTCCGTTTGGTCTATGACCCCTCCCATCCAGACGCTGACCCCAACGGTTATGTGCGCTTGCCGAACGTCCATCCCGTCTTGGAGATGGTGGATTTGATGGCAGCGACGCGCGGTTATGAAATGAATGCCCAGGCGATGGCGGTGCAGCGCCAAATGTTCCAGCAAACCTTGGATTTGCTGCGATGA
- the fliE gene encoding Flagellar hook-basal body complex protein FliE has product MPLESVRALQQGQDQEAIRPTTQVVKAFTEALRGLLQEVDEQDAQAAELKRRLLVGEPVQLHELLLAAEKAHLSFQLLLSVRNRLLEAYQELTRTPL; this is encoded by the coding sequence ATGCCATTGGAATCTGTGCGAGCGTTACAACAGGGGCAAGACCAAGAAGCGATCCGCCCGACGACGCAGGTCGTAAAAGCCTTTACGGAAGCGCTACGGGGGCTTTTGCAAGAGGTGGACGAACAGGACGCGCAAGCCGCTGAACTGAAACGGCGACTGTTGGTCGGCGAGCCGGTGCAATTGCATGAACTGCTACTGGCGGCGGAGAAGGCGCACTTGTCGTTTCAATTACTGCTTTCGGTGCGCAACCGCTTGTTGGAGGCTTACCAGGAGTTGACGCGCACGCCGTTGTAA